From Deinococcus yavapaiensis KR-236, one genomic window encodes:
- a CDS encoding carboxypeptidase-like regulatory domain-containing protein, whose product MNRRFPALLSLLALTAGLAAPTLKAEPMTVKGTVVDASGNPIKGAIVRIEPGVTGGMVTVKTDAQGQYTTPALIDMPYYASAWVVMPFQGQKFCMRVDSVNQEGYEPFSPRAGVIRNFKFKLSGPIPDGGEYKYFGGEARLMRPGWDESDVIKWTESRVQLTLVPNGPLADGSKGKTLVKTTELGDSFLYDIPLGSYTATAVEIRKDGTRFPLLMGKDKAAPQMNLKFESNSPYCGAGYSRVSSIGRAFLYVARFPK is encoded by the coding sequence ATGAACCGACGCTTCCCTGCCCTGCTTTCCCTCTTGGCTCTCACGGCCGGTCTGGCCGCTCCCACGCTCAAAGCCGAACCGATGACGGTGAAGGGCACGGTCGTGGACGCCTCGGGCAACCCGATCAAAGGAGCCATCGTTCGCATCGAGCCGGGAGTCACCGGCGGCATGGTCACCGTCAAGACCGACGCACAAGGGCAATACACGACGCCAGCGCTCATCGACATGCCGTACTACGCGTCCGCCTGGGTGGTCATGCCGTTCCAAGGGCAGAAGTTCTGCATGCGTGTCGATTCCGTCAATCAGGAAGGCTACGAGCCCTTCTCGCCTCGCGCTGGCGTCATTCGCAACTTCAAGTTCAAACTCAGCGGCCCGATTCCCGACGGGGGAGAGTACAAGTACTTCGGTGGAGAAGCACGGTTGATGCGTCCTGGCTGGGACGAAAGCGACGTGATCAAGTGGACCGAGTCGCGCGTGCAGTTGACGCTCGTCCCGAACGGACCCCTGGCGGACGGCTCGAAAGGCAAGACGCTGGTGAAAACGACGGAGCTCGGCGACTCCTTCCTGTATGACATCCCGCTGGGCTCCTACACGGCGACAGCGGTGGAGATTCGCAAGGACGGCACACGCTTCCCGCTCCTGATGGGCAAGGACAAGGCCGCACCTCAAATGAACCTGAAATTCGAGTCGAATTCGCCGTACTGCGGCGCCGGGTACTCTCGAGTGAGCAGCATCGGTCGCGCGTTCCTCTACGTCGCTCGCTTTCCGAAGTAA